From the Ignavibacteriales bacterium genome, one window contains:
- a CDS encoding carboxypeptidase-like regulatory domain-containing protein: protein MRLLLQTLLIALILITADVFAQYGKIAGYIKDGKTGEALVGANVIVEGTPLGAATNLDGYYAIVNATPGTYTIKVSLIGYNSSSVVGTRVNIDQTTELNVTLNESSITTAEVVIVATQPVVQKDVSYSRVNLNIEEIQNLPVVSAARIIGLQAGIQAGASGPLIRGGSADQSAFMLNGLTLRDERDNTPYTGISFTSIEDIQIQTGGFNAEYGNIRAGLITATTKEGKKDRYSVSILGRYSPIAQKHFGHSPNDIESYWVKPYVDPSVCWTGTQNGAWDEFKQKQFPQFEGWISIAEKTLKNNDPNDDLTPQAAQRVYLWQFRRLIDIRQPDYDIDATVAGPVPGGKYLGDLRFAASYRQSQNMLLIPLATDWYRDFNFQGKVTSDIYKGMKLSFDILFGEQRGTNITRSGGPGIFSSTSGVASVMNNEQYTNSRIFSPSYFSPSVVKRDMQGLKFTHALSSTTFYEFSLSRFASNYSTVTDRWRDTSMIYKFGNNYYIDEAPFGMFDGSYKVATGINGLRTTIGFGDSRDTSKTATYTAKFDFVSQLDKYNQIKTGFEFVYSDNNVNYWTYDKFLPTSISQSTWHKYPVRGAIYAQDKLEFEGMIANVGVRLDYANAGGDWYDYDTFTSAFSAENSSNINELLTKSPTKKILNVSPRLGVAFPISENSKLFFNYGHFRQMPDPNNLYLLRIPAFLKNVTRIADPNNPLPRTIQYELGFEQNLIDQFLIRLAGFYKDNSLQSYLVSYVSRDSKVSYSVSRPNSYSDIRGFEATVTKNRGNWIQGFVNYTYQVTTSGHFGFATYYQNQTAQRANEASSLDSYVSKPKPSPYARFNVDLFTPREFGPKFAGFYLLEDWRLNLLGVWNSGGYDTWVGGGSLPGVVNNVQWLDFYNLDLRLSKTFNIGPANIQFFVDVSNVFNYKDMNDYAWFNGNDRQTYFNSLHLSKDAFVDFPKNADGTAKVPWTNWTSKLEDGTPTAGYEYGDDRPGDYRKGPYIPWDPNASGPQKEEWKKNKSYIDMPNQEYLTFLNPRDIFWGIKVNFEIF from the coding sequence ATGAGATTATTGTTACAAACCTTGTTGATCGCACTCATACTAATAACTGCTGATGTATTTGCACAATATGGAAAGATAGCCGGATATATAAAGGATGGTAAAACCGGTGAGGCTTTGGTTGGTGCAAACGTTATTGTGGAGGGCACACCATTAGGTGCTGCTACTAATCTTGATGGATATTATGCAATAGTGAATGCTACACCGGGTACTTACACAATAAAAGTTTCACTTATTGGATATAATTCATCATCAGTGGTTGGAACCAGAGTCAACATCGATCAAACAACAGAATTAAATGTTACGTTAAATGAATCTTCAATAACAACTGCAGAGGTTGTTATTGTAGCAACTCAACCTGTTGTTCAAAAAGACGTTTCTTACAGCAGAGTTAACTTAAATATTGAAGAGATCCAAAACCTGCCAGTAGTTAGTGCAGCAAGAATAATTGGTTTGCAGGCTGGTATTCAAGCTGGTGCTTCTGGTCCACTTATTCGTGGTGGCTCAGCAGATCAAAGTGCATTTATGTTGAATGGTTTAACTCTTAGAGATGAAAGAGATAACACACCATATACCGGTATTAGTTTTACTTCAATTGAAGATATTCAAATCCAGACTGGTGGTTTTAATGCTGAATATGGAAACATCAGGGCTGGTCTAATAACTGCAACAACTAAAGAAGGTAAAAAGGATAGATATTCGGTAAGCATTCTTGGAAGGTATAGCCCGATCGCACAGAAACATTTTGGACATTCGCCAAATGATATCGAATCCTACTGGGTTAAACCTTACGTGGATCCATCAGTATGTTGGACGGGGACTCAAAACGGTGCCTGGGATGAATTTAAACAAAAACAATTTCCACAATTTGAAGGCTGGATTTCTATTGCAGAAAAAACTTTAAAAAATAATGATCCTAATGATGATCTTACTCCTCAAGCTGCCCAGCGTGTTTATCTTTGGCAGTTTAGAAGATTGATTGATATCAGACAGCCAGATTATGATATTGATGCAACAGTTGCCGGACCTGTGCCTGGTGGAAAATATTTAGGCGATCTTAGATTTGCCGCCTCTTACCGTCAGTCTCAAAACATGTTACTAATACCATTAGCAACAGATTGGTACAGAGACTTTAACTTCCAGGGTAAAGTAACTTCTGATATTTATAAAGGGATGAAGTTATCATTCGACATTTTATTTGGCGAACAACGCGGAACCAATATTACTCGATCCGGTGGTCCTGGTATTTTCTCTTCAACCAGCGGTGTTGCTTCTGTGATGAATAACGAGCAATATACAAATTCCAGAATTTTTTCACCTTCATATTTTTCCCCTTCGGTAGTTAAGAGAGATATGCAAGGACTTAAATTTACACACGCACTTAGCTCTACAACATTCTATGAATTTTCTTTAAGCAGATTTGCATCTAACTACAGCACAGTTACTGATAGATGGCGCGATACTTCTATGATTTACAAGTTTGGAAATAATTATTACATAGATGAAGCTCCATTTGGAATGTTTGATGGATCTTACAAAGTTGCAACTGGTATAAATGGATTGAGAACTACAATCGGTTTTGGAGATTCCAGGGACACCAGTAAAACTGCAACTTATACTGCTAAATTCGATTTTGTTAGCCAATTAGATAAATATAATCAGATTAAAACTGGTTTTGAATTTGTATATAGTGATAACAATGTTAACTATTGGACTTATGATAAATTTTTGCCAACATCAATCTCTCAATCCACCTGGCATAAGTATCCTGTTAGAGGTGCTATTTATGCACAGGATAAATTGGAATTTGAAGGTATGATTGCCAACGTTGGTGTTCGCTTGGATTACGCAAATGCAGGTGGCGATTGGTATGATTATGATACTTTTACAAGCGCCTTTTCAGCAGAAAATTCAAGCAATATAAATGAATTATTAACTAAATCTCCCACAAAAAAAATACTTAATGTAAGTCCGCGTTTAGGTGTTGCATTCCCTATTTCAGAAAACAGTAAATTATTCTTTAACTACGGACATTTCCGTCAAATGCCGGATCCAAACAACTTGTACTTATTAAGAATTCCTGCATTCTTAAAAAATGTTACCCGTATTGCAGATCCTAATAATCCTTTACCAAGGACAATTCAATATGAGTTAGGTTTCGAACAAAACTTGATAGATCAATTCTTAATTCGTCTGGCTGGTTTTTATAAAGATAATTCACTTCAATCATATTTAGTTAGTTATGTTAGCAGAGATAGCAAGGTAAGTTACTCTGTTTCCAGACCAAACTCTTATTCAGATATTAGAGGCTTTGAAGCTACAGTAACAAAGAATAGAGGTAATTGGATCCAGGGTTTTGTCAATTATACTTATCAGGTTACTACTTCTGGTCATTTTGGTTTTGCAACTTATTATCAAAATCAAACCGCACAAAGAGCTAATGAAGCTTCATCGCTTGACAGTTATGTAAGTAAACCAAAACCATCTCCCTATGCAAGGTTTAATGTTGATCTCTTTACTCCACGCGAATTTGGACCAAAGTTCGCCGGTTTCTATCTTTTAGAGGATTGGAGATTGAATTTGCTTGGTGTTTGGAACTCTGGTGGTTACGATACTTGGGTTGGTGGAGGATCTCTTCCAGGAGTTGTTAATAACGTTCAATGGTTAGATTTTTACAACCTTGATTTAAGATTGAGCAAGACTTTTAATATTGGTCCCGCTAATATTCAATTCTTTGTTGATGTGAGCAACGTATTTAATTATAAAGATATGAATGATTACGCCTGGTTTAATGGTAATGATAGACAAACATATTTCAACTCATTACATCTTTCTAAAGATGCATTTGTTGATTTTCCTAAAAATGCTGATGGTACGGCAAAGGTTCCCTGGACAAATTGGACCAGTAAATTAGAAGACGGAACTCCTACTGCGGGATATGAATATGGTGACGACAGACCAGGCGATTATCGGAAAGGACCTTACATTCCATGGGATCCGAATGCATCTGGACCACAAAAGGAAGAATGGAAGAAAAATAAATCTTATATCGATATGCCTAATCAGGAATATCTTACGTTCTTAAATCCCAGAGACATTTTCTGGGGAATAAAAGTGAACTTCGAAATATTTTAG
- a CDS encoding IPT/TIG domain-containing protein gives MKMKFYNSNLMKVLKSLAAIVLLTTFIIGCNEETTESLYKTQQPPLGAQPKITTLNPPSECLAGVDYVEITGENFSTVLDENLVYFGSARAKVLEASPTRLLVIAPNNPKDTLFIKVTTLHSDFFNDNPPQYKLRVAAGNVFVKKNRKIFALTFDKAGNAYASKTELGLGKGIVKIEPNGTETEFADKGAETFFTSLKIKGTDSLVGSWGRKKALFLVLKGIKPAAWITTGLGEIIDFDFDNKGYIWAGGSKANNNLYRIKTSDKTVTPFGFSGEVIALRVFQGAVYVANKRDDVIKIFKYPITNNALGAEELYYDFTQYSTTNSITGMTFAIDGTMYLTTDDLTKPIVMVSSDKIASVFFEVIVPDAIFAGPVIGLAYGIADDLYFIRNEITDPATPTTILQAQEVVRVITKKLSAPYYGRGDL, from the coding sequence ATGAAAATGAAATTTTACAATTCAAATTTGATGAAAGTATTGAAAAGCCTTGCAGCAATAGTTTTGCTTACAACCTTTATTATCGGTTGCAATGAAGAAACAACTGAAAGCCTTTATAAAACTCAACAACCACCGCTGGGCGCCCAGCCAAAAATTACAACGCTCAATCCTCCAAGCGAATGCCTTGCAGGTGTTGATTACGTTGAAATCACCGGGGAAAATTTTTCTACGGTGCTTGATGAAAATCTAGTTTACTTTGGATCTGCAAGGGCTAAAGTACTGGAAGCTTCTCCCACAAGATTATTAGTAATCGCACCTAACAATCCGAAGGACACCTTGTTTATTAAAGTTACAACACTGCATTCTGATTTTTTTAATGATAATCCCCCACAATATAAATTAAGAGTAGCCGCAGGTAATGTGTTTGTAAAGAAGAATAGAAAAATTTTCGCTCTTACATTTGATAAAGCAGGGAATGCTTACGCATCTAAAACAGAATTAGGTTTAGGTAAAGGCATTGTTAAAATTGAACCGAATGGTACTGAGACAGAGTTTGCGGATAAAGGAGCTGAAACATTCTTCACATCATTAAAAATAAAAGGAACTGATTCTTTAGTTGGAAGTTGGGGAAGAAAAAAAGCTTTGTTTCTGGTACTTAAAGGTATTAAACCAGCAGCCTGGATTACAACTGGGTTAGGTGAAATAATTGATTTTGATTTTGATAATAAAGGATACATTTGGGCTGGTGGAAGTAAAGCCAATAATAATTTATACAGAATAAAAACCAGTGATAAAACTGTTACACCATTTGGTTTTAGTGGCGAAGTTATTGCATTAAGAGTATTTCAAGGTGCCGTTTATGTGGCTAACAAGCGCGATGATGTTATTAAAATTTTTAAATATCCAATCACCAATAATGCATTAGGTGCAGAAGAACTTTATTACGATTTTACACAGTATTCTACAACAAATTCTATTACAGGAATGACTTTCGCGATAGATGGTACGATGTATCTTACTACTGATGATTTAACCAAACCTATTGTTATGGTAAGTTCAGATAAAATTGCTTCTGTATTTTTTGAAGTAATTGTTCCTGATGCTATTTTTGCCGGTCCTGTAATTGGTTTAGCATATGGAATTGCTGACGATCTGTATTTTATAAGAAATGAAATTACTGATCCCGCTACACCAACTACAATTCTTCAAGCGCAGGAAGTAGTTAGAGTAATTACCAAAAAACTTAGCGCTCCATATTATGGACGCGGCGATCTGTAA
- a CDS encoding outer membrane beta-barrel protein produces the protein MKNKILTFLLLLPILSIAQWKSFSFKAGVYTPYDLKNGAIYGIDYGTILNENITFLISGDLYYRSIRNDSYLNNEEKLGVKIRTGQKLNEWVGWHLPITAKLRVEFPMDRAPVSPFVVGGIGYGLTRISYESYNSFSNESETISLTYNGFVWQVGGGILYRIGPNSSLMLEIIHNAAYFEKEEKYNQFTSLNSSGVIMRIGIDFAFR, from the coding sequence ATGAAAAATAAAATTTTAACTTTTTTACTTTTACTACCAATACTTTCTATTGCACAATGGAAAAGTTTTTCTTTTAAAGCCGGTGTTTATACACCATACGATTTGAAAAACGGAGCTATTTATGGCATTGACTACGGAACAATTCTAAATGAAAATATTACTTTTTTAATCAGTGGCGATTTATACTACAGAAGCATCAGGAATGATTCCTACCTGAATAATGAGGAAAAGCTTGGCGTTAAAATCCGAACCGGTCAAAAGTTGAACGAATGGGTCGGCTGGCATTTACCAATTACTGCTAAATTAAGAGTAGAATTTCCTATGGATAGAGCACCGGTTAGTCCTTTTGTAGTCGGGGGAATTGGTTATGGATTAACTCGTATATCGTATGAATCCTATAATAGCTTTTCAAATGAGTCAGAAACCATTTCATTAACATACAATGGATTCGTATGGCAGGTTGGTGGTGGTATTCTCTATAGAATCGGACCTAATTCCAGTTTGATGTTAGAAATAATTCATAATGCAGCTTACTTTGAAAAAGAAGAAAAATACAATCAATTCACATCATTGAATTCTTCTGGTGTGATAATGAGAATCGGAATAGATTTCGCTTTTAGATAA
- a CDS encoding DUF5777 family beta-barrel protein: protein MKQKNFLSLLKNIFTILFLLPIISFGQDDHPSWQKSEPKEELDLHLFRSTQSINLPTIETLQKGDFEFEISHRFIPTIKSGYKKFYGFDGPVNMRIAFGYAPTNSMFICFGRSNLNNNVDLWVKQIFVQIPNDILPTIIGGRVGGAWNSNLQNPVPGRSDGDSKNFQYYGQLIFNTLFAKKLGVGLVPSYLYNSYIYTNAKQYSFTFGTYITYYVSNSIGLLFEWNPTVTGFRQQNNPVAFGFELNTGGHFFKIILTNSSQLNPSQYLAGTDNSFNSGDWHIGFNITRLLKF, encoded by the coding sequence ATGAAACAGAAAAATTTTCTCTCTTTATTAAAAAATATTTTTACAATTTTATTTCTCCTGCCAATAATTAGTTTTGGACAGGATGATCACCCATCTTGGCAAAAGAGTGAACCAAAGGAAGAACTTGATTTGCATTTGTTCAGATCAACTCAATCAATTAATCTTCCAACAATTGAAACATTGCAAAAAGGGGATTTTGAATTTGAAATATCGCACAGATTTATTCCAACTATTAAAAGTGGATATAAAAAATTCTATGGATTTGATGGACCTGTAAATATGCGAATTGCTTTCGGTTATGCACCAACTAACAGTATGTTCATTTGCTTTGGAAGAAGTAATTTAAACAACAATGTTGATTTATGGGTTAAGCAGATTTTTGTACAAATTCCAAATGATATCTTGCCAACAATTATTGGAGGCAGGGTTGGAGGAGCCTGGAATTCAAATCTGCAAAACCCGGTACCAGGGCGCTCAGATGGTGATTCTAAAAACTTTCAATATTATGGTCAGTTGATTTTTAATACTCTCTTTGCAAAAAAATTAGGCGTAGGTTTAGTCCCATCTTATTTATATAACAGTTATATCTATACTAATGCAAAACAATATTCATTTACATTTGGAACTTACATTACTTATTATGTTTCCAATTCCATCGGATTGTTATTCGAATGGAATCCAACTGTTACCGGATTCAGGCAACAAAATAATCCGGTTGCTTTTGGGTTTGAATTAAATACCGGCGGACATTTCTTTAAAATTATATTAACTAATAGTTCTCAATTAAATCCTTCTCAATATTTAGCAGGAACTGATAATTCCTTTAACTCCGGGGACTGGCATATTGGATTTAATATAACAAGGTTGTTAAAATTTTAA
- a CDS encoding YceI family protein, producing the protein MKTLLTTILLFAVSSSIFSTEYQVDKSKKNLVKFISNASIEDFEGVTNNIDGYLFYQGSDILNKNELYFEVDLRTIDTGIGLRNRHMRENYLQTDRFPMTSFKGSIVYVDKISENEIKVTLDGAMFIHGVTKPLKVNANMFPVDGGYRVKAYFEVQLTDYNIEVPKLMFMKISNTMKLVLDFYIKEVKK; encoded by the coding sequence ATGAAAACTCTCTTAACCACTATTTTACTGTTTGCAGTTTCATCATCGATTTTTTCTACCGAGTATCAGGTTGATAAATCGAAAAAAAATTTAGTTAAGTTTATTTCAAACGCTTCCATTGAAGACTTTGAAGGTGTAACTAATAATATTGATGGCTATTTATTCTACCAGGGATCAGATATTCTTAACAAAAACGAATTATACTTTGAAGTTGATTTAAGAACTATCGATACTGGAATAGGGCTGCGTAACAGGCATATGCGCGAAAATTATCTTCAAACTGATCGTTTTCCGATGACTAGTTTCAAAGGGTCAATCGTCTATGTTGATAAGATTTCTGAGAATGAAATTAAAGTTACACTTGATGGTGCAATGTTTATTCATGGCGTTACAAAACCATTAAAGGTTAATGCCAATATGTTTCCTGTGGATGGAGGGTACAGAGTCAAAGCTTACTTTGAAGTTCAACTTACTGATTACAATATTGAAGTACCCAAGTTAATGTTCATGAAAATAAGTAACACAATGAAATTAGTTCTGGATTTCTATATAAAGGAAGTAAAAAAATAA
- a CDS encoding HDOD domain-containing protein, translating to MNPDLLEQKQKTEATLKSIKNLPLIPKVVFNVTKLLNDQAVSTTALTNEIGKDQGLTAKVLSISNSPLYGLQRKVTSLEFAIIVLGSKEISDIVTAISLADVMKFTNDKYFNQDEFLAHSLLVGTASKNICQTLGYFDIGSDAFVAGVLHDIGIQILYKFFNTQFKLVVNLVKEKKIKFALAEKEIFGLTHQEVGKFLGDKWNLPGSLVDVLNYHHNPGISNNNKAIPAIVHLADFMTQKFQIGGFYWDEGIELDESVIEILKFEKMDGLESFIKNYQDLYYQSAAASRY from the coding sequence ATGAATCCTGATTTACTTGAACAAAAACAAAAAACAGAAGCGACACTTAAATCGATTAAAAATCTACCGCTAATTCCAAAGGTTGTTTTTAATGTTACTAAGCTATTAAATGATCAAGCAGTTTCCACAACAGCTCTCACAAATGAAATTGGAAAAGACCAGGGATTAACTGCAAAAGTGTTATCAATTTCAAATTCCCCTTTGTATGGATTGCAACGGAAAGTTACTTCGCTTGAATTTGCAATTATAGTTTTGGGCTCCAAAGAAATATCAGATATAGTTACTGCAATTTCTCTTGCCGATGTAATGAAATTTACCAATGACAAATATTTTAATCAGGATGAATTTTTAGCACATTCTCTTTTAGTAGGAACTGCGTCTAAAAATATTTGCCAAACACTTGGCTACTTTGATATTGGCAGCGATGCTTTTGTGGCTGGTGTATTGCATGATATTGGGATACAAATCTTATATAAATTTTTTAATACGCAGTTTAAGCTTGTAGTTAATTTAGTAAAAGAAAAAAAAATAAAATTCGCTTTAGCAGAAAAAGAAATTTTTGGGTTAACTCATCAAGAGGTTGGAAAATTTTTAGGAGATAAATGGAATCTTCCCGGAAGTTTAGTTGATGTTCTAAATTATCATCATAATCCGGGTATTTCAAATAACAACAAAGCAATTCCAGCGATTGTACATCTTGCAGATTTCATGACTCAGAAATTTCAAATTGGTGGATTTTACTGGGACGAAGGAATAGAGTTGGATGAAAGTGTAATCGAAATTTTAAAATTTGAAAAGATGGATGGATTAGAAAGTTTTATTAAAAACTATCAGGATTTGTATTATCAATCAGCAGCAGCAAGCAGATATTAA
- a CDS encoding T9SS type A sorting domain-containing protein encodes MNISEHLIIIVVSLLLINPVLARPFRVDQIPNGNVNACANCHVDPNGGGPRNSFGKMVETKFLSIPGATGQVMWGPILASYDADGDGISNGDELQDPSGKWATGQSNPGNSSLISLPGDPASMQTTTLTVQFTEMTPHIGEKLELRVVDKSDFMEVSRSVVNPISVADFNIPINNIQIGHSYWIDFYVDHNNNGKYDAPPLDHAWRLELNNAVGNDVINFAHNTNFTDIKWKYLLTMQFTGMTPHIGQLLELRVIDDSTQIEFGRTRIESIPSADFNINLPVLWSDRANYKVEFYVDFNNNGLYDALPTDHAWEIKFNNSFNDATVNFAHNTNFTNINWKYLFTLNLSEMVPHIGEMMGIRLLDAGSQSEISKLALFPVPTSDFAISLPGLEVNHDYLIDFFADNNNNGLFDSPPTDYAWRLSINSGNLGNYVENFTHNTNFFDIQWPNTSEVEKENSLNPDTYTLKQNFPNPFNPTTQINFSIKKAGVVSIKIYNILGKEIATLVNGNLPAGNFNVEWNAANAESGIYIYKLQTEKFTDAKKMVLLK; translated from the coding sequence ATGAATATTTCTGAGCATCTAATTATAATTGTTGTATCATTACTTTTAATAAATCCAGTTTTAGCGCGACCGTTTAGGGTGGACCAGATACCAAATGGAAACGTTAATGCCTGTGCAAACTGTCATGTAGATCCAAACGGAGGTGGACCAAGAAATTCTTTTGGAAAAATGGTTGAAACAAAATTCCTATCCATACCGGGTGCAACCGGGCAAGTAATGTGGGGACCAATACTTGCAAGTTACGATGCCGATGGTGATGGGATATCTAACGGCGACGAATTACAGGATCCTTCCGGAAAATGGGCAACCGGACAATCGAACCCGGGCAATTCTTCATTAATATCCTTACCCGGTGATCCTGCAAGCATGCAAACCACAACTCTTACAGTTCAGTTTACAGAAATGACTCCGCATATTGGAGAAAAATTAGAACTACGTGTTGTTGATAAATCTGATTTTATGGAGGTTAGTCGTTCGGTTGTAAATCCAATTTCAGTTGCAGATTTTAATATTCCAATAAATAATATTCAAATTGGTCATAGCTACTGGATCGATTTTTATGTGGACCACAATAATAATGGCAAATATGATGCTCCCCCATTAGATCATGCCTGGAGACTTGAGTTGAACAATGCAGTTGGTAATGATGTTATAAACTTTGCTCATAATACAAATTTTACAGATATCAAATGGAAGTATTTGCTTACAATGCAATTCACAGGAATGACACCTCATATTGGTCAACTTTTGGAATTACGTGTTATTGATGATTCAACACAAATTGAATTTGGTAGAACGAGAATTGAATCTATACCAAGCGCTGACTTTAATATTAATCTTCCTGTACTCTGGTCAGACCGCGCTAATTACAAAGTTGAATTCTATGTAGACTTTAATAATAATGGTTTGTACGACGCACTACCCACAGACCACGCTTGGGAGATAAAGTTCAACAACAGCTTTAATGATGCAACCGTTAACTTTGCACATAATACAAATTTTACAAACATCAATTGGAAATATCTATTTACACTTAATCTTTCCGAAATGGTTCCTCATATAGGCGAGATGATGGGAATACGATTATTAGATGCAGGTAGTCAATCAGAAATAAGTAAACTTGCATTGTTTCCTGTTCCAACTTCAGATTTTGCAATCAGTTTACCTGGTTTAGAGGTAAACCATGATTATTTAATTGATTTCTTTGCCGATAATAATAACAATGGTTTATTTGACTCTCCACCAACTGATTATGCTTGGAGATTATCAATTAATTCTGGAAATCTGGGGAATTATGTGGAGAACTTTACCCATAACACTAACTTCTTCGATATTCAATGGCCAAATACATCAGAAGTAGAAAAAGAAAATTCTTTAAATCCAGATACTTATACTCTCAAACAAAATTTCCCAAATCCCTTTAACCCCACTACACAGATCAATTTCAGTATAAAAAAAGCAGGTGTTGTTTCGATTAAGATTTATAATATTTTAGGAAAAGAAATTGCTACACTCGTAAATGGTAACCTACCTGCAGGCAATTTTAATGTTGAATGGAATGCGGCAAATGCTGAAAGTGGAATTTATATTTATAAATTGCAGACAGAGAAATTTACAGATGCAAAAAAGATGGTTCTGCTTAAATAA
- a CDS encoding HAD family phosphatase yields the protein MIQFKYSVVVFDLGNVLIPFDYSIMIARLDAIKPDLGKRFTQFYKDNYHIHRSFEKGEINEKDFLSKMNVACEGAVDEITFCKIFSEIFTLNQDVISLLPKLKMNYKLVLLSNTNSIHREFGYKQYEFFKHFDKLFLSHEVGAIKPEPEIYKAVERFTQVPSAEHIFIDDVKEYVDGAKAIGWDGIQFQNYNQLVTELKKRNINF from the coding sequence ATGATTCAATTCAAATACTCCGTTGTAGTTTTCGATCTTGGGAATGTTTTAATACCGTTTGATTACAGCATAATGATTGCGCGTCTTGATGCGATTAAACCAGACCTGGGGAAACGATTCACTCAATTTTATAAAGACAATTATCATATTCACCGTAGTTTTGAAAAAGGCGAAATAAATGAAAAAGATTTTCTTTCTAAAATGAATGTTGCATGTGAAGGTGCAGTAGATGAAATTACTTTTTGTAAAATTTTTTCTGAAATATTCACTTTGAATCAGGATGTTATTTCTCTTCTTCCAAAACTGAAAATGAATTATAAACTAGTTTTGCTTTCAAATACAAATTCAATTCATCGCGAGTTTGGATATAAGCAGTATGAGTTTTTTAAACACTTCGATAAACTTTTTCTTTCCCACGAAGTTGGAGCAATAAAACCAGAACCAGAGATATACAAAGCGGTAGAAAGGTTTACTCAAGTTCCATCAGCAGAACATATTTTTATTGATGATGTGAAAGAATACGTAGATGGAGCCAAAGCAATTGGATGGGATGGAATTCAATTCCAAAATTATAATCAACTAGTTACAGAATTAAAAAAAAGGAATATTAATTTCTAA
- a CDS encoding PorV/PorQ family protein: protein MRKYIISIGISCLFFTILTTATFGQQQKLAQTGMKFLSIGSDARASAMGDAVTALEGTSSSMFFNPASMARLTDLVSASVGNTKWIADINHLYGSIAFSPSQGQYGVFGFFFQTVDYGDMVGTIIADNEQGFIETGLFSPSAFAFGVGYAKALSDKFAVGGNVKYVYQDLGSGLIGLAGDGSKTVVNARANTFAFDIGVLYHTGYKSLNFAMSIRNFSKETKFEKENFELPLTFKVGMSFNAMDLIDVNPDMHSLSLNIDAVHPRDFDQQINIGAEYLFMKTIALRAGFSTPNDVHDFTAGFGVQQRISGIWLAADYGYTPFTDGFKDVHRVTVQFAF, encoded by the coding sequence ATGAGAAAATATATTATATCAATTGGCATTAGCTGTTTATTCTTTACAATTCTAACAACAGCTACATTCGGTCAGCAACAAAAATTAGCCCAGACCGGAATGAAATTTTTAAGCATTGGCAGCGATGCACGAGCAAGTGCAATGGGCGATGCAGTAACAGCGCTTGAAGGAACTTCCTCCTCTATGTTTTTTAATCCTGCAAGCATGGCGCGTTTAACAGATCTTGTAAGCGCATCTGTTGGCAATACAAAGTGGATAGCAGATATAAACCATTTATATGGAAGTATCGCTTTTAGTCCATCCCAAGGACAATATGGTGTGTTTGGATTTTTCTTCCAGACAGTCGATTATGGTGATATGGTTGGAACAATCATTGCTGATAATGAACAAGGTTTTATTGAAACTGGTTTATTCAGCCCATCTGCTTTTGCGTTTGGAGTTGGATATGCCAAAGCCTTATCAGATAAATTTGCTGTTGGTGGAAACGTTAAATATGTGTATCAGGATTTAGGAAGCGGACTTATTGGTTTAGCAGGTGATGGTTCTAAAACAGTAGTTAATGCTCGTGCTAATACCTTTGCTTTCGATATCGGAGTGTTATATCATACTGGTTATAAGAGCCTTAATTTTGCAATGTCTATTAGAAACTTTTCTAAAGAAACAAAATTTGAAAAAGAAAATTTTGAGTTGCCACTTACTTTTAAAGTAGGTATGTCTTTTAATGCGATGGACCTCATCGATGTGAATCCGGATATGCACTCCTTATCCTTAAACATAGATGCCGTTCATCCAAGGGATTTTGATCAACAGATTAACATTGGTGCTGAATATTTATTTATGAAAACCATTGCTTTAAGAGCCGGTTTTTCAACTCCAAATGATGTTCATGATTTTACAGCAGGATTTGGAGTACAGCAAAGAATTTCCGGTATTTGGTTAGCAGCAGATTATGGTTATACTCCGTTTACAGATGGTTTCAAAGACGTTCACAGAGTTACAGTGCAATTTGCATTTTAG